The Gossypium hirsutum isolate 1008001.06 chromosome D03, Gossypium_hirsutum_v2.1, whole genome shotgun sequence genomic interval ATTCATACCTTATTTAGCGCAACAGTCTTATTCCATTGTTTGGTTTAACTGAATGAGTGAAACGGCCGGGTAGTATTACGGCCTCATTCCAGCCTCTCACGGAATACCCATTTCGTGCTACAACCAAAGAATAGCCATTCCAACCTTTCATTGAATAGCCACCaaattttttcccaaaaatacCCCAAACCAAAAACATCATATTAACCACAATTTCAGTTTATGAATTATAGCTatggaaaaaaaatcaagaagaaacaaaaattgaaatccAATCGTTACGATTCAATGCTTTCCCAACTTCGATTTCATCCAACGATGTTGTTTTCACAACATCAACACAAGGTCTCCTCCACTCTGACATGTTCCAAGCCCAGTAATGAAATTTAGAAAAcaaaacaacccaaattagaaagagaaaaaaaaaactatgatggGTGATGGATTTATAGGTTTTGGTGGGTTTTTAGGACAAACTAAACAAAAAGTTGAAAGAGTGGGTGGAGATAAAGCTTTGTAGAGGAAGATGCTTAAGAAAAAGAGAGGAGAGAACTAGATAGAACtctagagaaaagaaaaagataaggtTGATCGAGGATGCGTAGAGGCTCCAGATTAAAGAAGCAAGGCTGGGGGCAATTAGCCCCCAATTAGGATCCCTAGAAAGCTCtaatggttttatttatttttctttattagtTTATGTTTTGTTTGGCTGTATTTTTTCCCACTTTATATTAAATGAATCCAGTTGTTTATattcaaaagaaaatatataataaaatgattttaaatatgatttttagatttatttttaaatttaaaaaattaaatttattgttaaataatgttttattattaaatataaaattttaaattatttattttcaaatattattttttgacataatatttatgaagttattaagaaataaatcatatttttataaataatgtattaattatactattagatatatttataatatacGTTACTAAATTATTagcatttaattataatattaaaaatttctagatatattatttttattatttttatgaattacattaattaaattaaatttatatgaacATTTAACAATAATTGAATAACAAAAATACTATTagtaaattgtatttaataataattatattaaaatatgattaaattatttatttttatttttatttttataaaatttaataacaataattatctacTCAAAAAAATTCAGCTAAGAATACTCTGGTCATTTCAGCTTTttcccttatgctattacaacatctattccattcaaccaaacataaaaaaatattatagttttatttcattccatttaaccaaacaattaaattattgattataCCTCTGTTCCATTCCTCCAATCAAACGTGTTGTAAATCTTTTCATCATTTCTCTAATTATATAAACATGTGTAGGGATGAGAGTGAAGTAGAGGACCCATcttgtgcaaattttatttatgaaaaaatttcaaCCGGCATTTGTGTgtctcaaatttttaatttatttaaatttacaatatgaaaatttaaatttgtgtgatttaagtgtgaaataaataatataaccaCTGTTTCATTGCAAAAATATCCTTTCATTTATTAAATAAcccattataaattttttaaaaaattgcttcatttatatataatattattttatattattagtgaGGGGACCATTTGAGACTAATCCACTATGGTAAAAGTAGTATAGTTAACTCCCACTTATAAAATTGGATTAAAAGTTAGTATATCTATTAggttatttttcaaaaacaattaatacataaaatatagtatttttttatgatttaccatTTAGCTAGATGAGGTTAAAGTATTCTTATATTATAGACACAGgattaaattaatctttttattattaaaatgtaatataattttttttttttgataattgggAGAGAAATAAGGTTTTTTGGGATTAAACCTAAACTctcatgtttacaacatattgcTCTTGTCACTGCACCTAAAGATTGTtggtaacaaaattaacatttacCATATGAAAAATGTATtgagaattattattttttcaactgtaattcaattccaaacaaaagatttcatttatAGAACCATATAACATTTACAAGTATTAACCCTGTTAAACAATAAATGGTATTTTTAAAACAGTAAATGTTAACTTTATTCTaatttgaccttatttgattcttttttaatAATGCAAAGACTAAATTGACCCATTAATAGATGTATTTACCGACGATTAAATGACTATACTTAGATTTTGTATACATATGAGACAATGCATATGCATGAAAAGACGgtagaaaaaagaaaattgtttGGTAAAACTTGTGTTACGAGGTTTTAGACTTTGAAAGTTTGAGCTCGAATCTCATCTTTTGTAATTGTGGTGTTGGAATTAGTTGGATATTTTTCGGTTCTTTATCTATGATGTATTGTATTAGTGAATTCTATATTGTAATTGATAGACATATATTTGTCATTGTATCCTATTGTAttagtgaaatttaaaaaaaaaatgtctacattTTTGTTGATATAACCCAAGGAAATTTGACTTTGGGCTTATTTGAAGTAGACCTAATGTTGTTGCTGAAATGGTTGTATAGCTTTGGGCATGGGCTTGGAGCTCCTTTTTTCTTATTCGATCACAAATGGGTCTAATGTGCCAACTTTTTAATTGAACAAAGTAATCAATCATTAATCAATAGGAATCATAGGTGGGGTTTTAGTATTAGATTCAATCTGCCACTAACTATACGACTTTATCGttaattatttaatgaatatGTATTTAATTTAGTGAAAGAAATATAATATAAAGCTTAAATGTTCAAATCTTAcaattaaaaaagttttaaataaatttaaaattctgcGTACTACCCAGTTTAAATATCCATTTAATTTGTGCTTTCATCAATTCAATTGTgtaatatttgaaaattatattttgtagTTACTCAATCACatatttattttggtataatcataattcatttgAGTATTCAGGTAAAGTTCTTCCAAAATTGTCGATTTCAAGATTCCAATTTAATTACTCGAGCatatatttattttggtataattataaaaatatcccCATTCATTTGAGTCTTTTCAACAATGTCGATTTCAAGATTTGAACTTAATTTAAATATCTTTATATGAAAGAAATTTGCTTCcacttctttcaaaattttactaggattATATTATACTCGTACTTGAAAGAAAATTGGGAAGAATTTTCACAGTTACTAGCAATACTTTTAACAACATTTTGCAATCTTTTCTTTCTAGAAAAAAACCCCTCCACATAATTAAATTACACTTTTCACTATAATACACTAATTATTTAGACATTTTAACCTAACTGAAGGTgtccaattttacccttttttcaaggcttaaataaaaatttggtgtTGTAATTACAACATTTTTTTCGTTGAAGTACTTAAAATCCTTTAGATATTATGATTGCATTATAGTAATCACCTCAAACATTTGGTATGTTAAAAAAACATTCCCTCACCTGAactgttttctaaattttaaaaaaggttactttttcttttagaaattttcatttgctttctttcttttgttcttaaCTCATAGTTGTCAGAACTAGATTAAATTAATCGATTGTACAATAAGTAGGTGGCCTAATCAATTCAACCGATACCATAAAAATCAAAGGAGAATTGAATTAGTGCAAAATCAGTTGAACTTAAATTAGTTTATACAATTATTGTTTATGCTTATATTATAgatgctttctttttcttttaatttttattttgtaatggtTGAATTGAGAACCGATAGTTTGGTCAATTCGATCATCGGTCTTGTTCTTACAATATTGTTCGCCTCAATAATTTTAATGACAAAATTTAAGAACTCTGTCAAAGATAACTCATCCAAACTCAATTTCTAgcaataaaatccaaattttggtGGCTCCTTTCTCGCTTTTAAACTTCGCTTTATATTCTTTTCTTATCCCGATTCAAAACCCTGCATGTATTATTTTCCCCAAAAACAATTTTTTGCactctttttctttgatttgtaAAATCAAAACCTCAACTTttcaaaaagaagaaaatgtAAATTGGGAATTTGTTCAAATACAACACTTTCTATTTCCAATCTAATGAGAAAATCTCATACACAAAACCTTTAATCCCATATGCGAGACTGGAGTTAAGAAAATTTCATGACAAGTTTCTTGGATTAGAAATCCAAAATGTACATTCAATACACCACCACTTCAACCACTTCTTCTCCAACAAATGACAAGTAAGCTCAAGGTTAGGTTGCAAGATCATTTGGCCTTTGATTGGGTCACATAAATAGCCTATTGGGATTGatggttgaagaagaagaagaagaagagaataaacagaaaataaaataaaaatatttctttatttttctaatttaattataaatatataattaatttattaatttaatttaacttttaaaaaaggtACCACATGTCATGATATTATTAGCTAATGGATTTTTAATGGAGGTAACACCTATGGTGATTACTACAATAGAATTATAATTTATGTACCACTTTTGATCAAAAGATCTTTAGGCACTTAATGGAAAAAGTGCTATTTGGagctaattttatattttagcatttatTGCAGGTAAATTTGAAGTATATgtaagttttgaaaaaaattgggtTTTAGGCCAATTTTTGTGATATTTAGGGAAATAGGCCGATTTGAAAACAAGTGGACGTGTTTCTTATTTCTCTCtcctaaattgtttttttttttgtgtttgatgTTGGAAATTTGGGGAGAAAAAAttatttgtgtttgtgtttaAGGTAGACATTGTGATAGTTTTAAAGTATATTTGAGCTCACGGTGATTCACACATTTCAGCTGTCGTGTCGGGATGGAAATATCACCTTAGAAGCCCATTGCATTGCAACTTAGGCTCCAAGTTTACTGCGCTTATACGGTCACGGGTTGAAGTTTCATGATACCGGAAGAGGATATTTTATAAACCCCATACATAAGTTTGACACCATAATCATTGGGAAAAACAAATGAACTTTTCAGTATAATCAATttattctttttctccatctttACCAAAAACAATATCATTAACCTAATTATCTGAAACCTGTGACAAAGTTGGATTCAAGAGGACTTTCAGGGAGGAGTGACTGTGGTGGTGGAGAGAAGATAAAACTCGAGTCGAGGCGGTAGCGGTTGTAATTATTAATGAGTTATTTAATCACAATAACTTCTATCGGCCCAAAAGGACTTTTATCTTTTCTCCACCGTCACAGCCACTCCTCCCCCTGAAAGTTCTTTTTCCCCCAAGTCCTTCACAAGTTTCAGATAAGGAGGTTGAGGATACTACTTGGTAGAGATAGAGAAAAAGAATAAGCTGATTATATCGAAAAACCCCTtagtttttccctatgattatagTCTCAAACTTATGTATGGGGTTTATAAAGCATAACCACCTTAAAACTATCACAATGTCCCCCTCAAatacaaacacaaataaatattttcgtccaaaaatttcaacactcaaccaaaagaaaaacaattacgagagaatttttttattttatacagaACGGTATCCGAGAGAGTTGATGGAGTAGCAGGGAGCAAAACCCCCTTTATATAGGCAATCGgggggaatttaaaaaaaaacaatgtggGAGCCCAATCTAAAAATTATCTTAGGATTCTTGTGTTCTGAGAATTTTTCACGAGTTAGGGTTAAGGTTGAAAAAGAGAGGGAAAGAAAACGCCCTACAAAATGCGTTTTTAGTTGAGGTGGCAGAAAGTTCTCTGAAAGCGCACCGCAGCTTGTAGGACGCGCTCTCAGCCTATATGGCAAAGAAGTTAGCTGAAAACGCATCCTACAAGGCGCGTTTTCAGAGAACATCCTACAGGGGCATTTTCTTTTCTCCTATTTTTAACCCTAACCTATGAAAAATTCCCAAAACCATAGCCCTAACCCTAAATCAAATATTCTTGGGCCAAAGAATCCTGAATAAAATTCAGACATTACATtccaaaaattttttaaaaaactcttAGGAGACGTGTTTTCTAAAAACTACTCAGAATTATCATGTCTAATCTTTTCCAATATTTTGAAGTTATGTTTGATATCTAGGGGTAGTATTTGCTATGAAATGAGCCACTATTCTGTTGGAGAACTTCCATACTGGAATTTCGAGCATATTGTTTTCATAAGAAGATTTGCATAAGGAAAATATTGTTTATGTTAAAGACCTGAATTTCAAAAATCAACCGAACTAAATTAGTTCAAGTAAGTTTCACTGTTGTTTTTTTTGGATAATTCGTactctttttgtaacacccttaacccgtcttCGTTGTCGAATTAGGGTGACCGAGCATTACTATACAATTTCGAACATTCAACATCAAAACATTAACAATATGCAAATTTCAAGTTAATATTTGATAACATAATTCTATTATAGCAAAAAATACCTTTACGGGTCTTAAATCGAGCCTATATGgtcctaaaaatagtttaggaacaaCTAGGGACTAACTCGGAACAAAtcagaaagtttaggaaaaagttcaAAAgtttgaaaacaggggtcacacggtcgtgtgggcattcaaaatatgggacacacgatcgtgtctctacccgtgtaactcattgacttgggtcacacgaccgtgtgggatgaccgtgtgtggcacatggacatgtgacagcccatgtctcaggccgtgtgcagCCCAAATTACCCTTAAAACAAGTCATTTCAAAAACCATTAatccaatattaaaataaaaaataatatattcacCAATAGAATATTGATTACCTTAAATAAATTTGTATCTTAAAAAGACAACTACTGCTGGTGAGAAAAATACAGTAGAGTAGACTTTTTCATCTTCCTGATTGATCCGAGGAGACCCACATAAAAATATCTCATGGCATGGGCTAAAAAGTTCACAAAGGCATCAAATACTAGcttgaaagaatttttagagctggAAATATTCAAGTTACAGCCTATAGATACAGTTGAAATGGTTGGCATAATTTTCGACTATTTTCAAACTGTGGGTGGCCTACATGTGCCCCCACTGGTCTTTTCATTTTAAGCAATGGCTCTTGCAATTCCCAGTTGGGTGTTGGAGATCTACAGGAAACTAATGTGTGGGAACCCACACTTTAAAATCCATTATTTGCCTTCAATAATTCATGTAGAATGTTTGGGGGAGGGGGGTTCTTTTATCTGTCTTATACAACTTGTAATGGGTGTGTACTAGATTTCAAAACATTTgccaaataattaaaaattaataacctctcttttatttaaacaaaatcaCAGCAAATAGTATATCATTAAATTAGCcttgaagtttaaattttctCATGTTCTTTTCAAGGCCAGTTGTGACACAAGGGACCCTTTAACTTTCAGTGGCAATGACCTCATGATTATTAGCAAGTAGAAAGATTAGCCatctagtctttttttttttttagttttataagtTGTATGtgattgatattttaataaattgatgGTCGGACTCTTTCTACATCAGACGAAacagttaaatattttttaataaaattataaaattaaactatttttcatattcatttcatgtttcataaaattaatttttacgaGATTTATAGTTGTCTTTCTTAACAATATTATCTTGAAGATATTATTAAAAGTGTAATTTACCTATACACTCATCGTTAGTACAAGTCGTAAAGAGTTTAATGCAATGTGCCTATACCCTATTGGGAAGAGTCTGCTTTTCCAAACAGGTTCAGCATAGCTGCTAAATTAGATAATTAAGAACAAAATGATTAAGGACGtaataattgaagaaaaaaaatttgaaagctCATTTCATCGATCATACAGCTTTGCTGATAAGGCCTTGAACAGTCCCATAATGAATAAGACCATATTTTGATTGATCCGGCCGGTCGTTTTATTGAATTTCCATTGATAACTCGCAGGTCAATTTTTCAAATGCAATGCTTTGGTCCAGTATAGTTGCTTGGATAGTTAGATGGATGAAGGAATAGgcaataaaggaaaaaaaatattattaaataaaaactctaacatcaataaattaatatatataatcaattaCATTGAGAAACAAATACATACTTTTTCCCCTATATCACACTTACATAAAAATCACCATACATATCCATGATTTTGGGAGGCAGACCCTTTGGTGAACCTCTTCAAGACTCACTTATTAGGAGCAGAATCAATTATTTTTCTTGCACGTATACATAATTCATGatgaatctatatatatacatgtacatatatatatatgtaattataagATCCTTAAACCTGCCTTGCCTTGTCTTGCCTTGAGCAGCTGTTGACAAGGGGTTTAGTAGTGATTTTCCTTTTATTAAGTCATACACTTGATGAAGATGTGAATCCTTAGCCTTTCCTTGGGTAAAAAGAATTATCATAAGATGGCTGAGAAGCCATTTTTGTAGTGTTATCATGGTGCCTGTTAGACTTCCTGTTGAATGAACTATATCTGCCTTGCCTATGCTTCCTTCTAGGATGTGATGCCTTTGGGATAAAAACTCCAGTGCCTTTGCTTTCTCTTCTGCAGATTTGTTCTTGGAGATATGGAGATTGTGTTATTAGATAATTTGCTGCAGAAAATGTCTGCAAAAAGTTTTGACAGGACAAAAATTTCAATCCATGAAGCTGTGAAGTTAATAATACCAGAAAATCCATGAAAAAGAAACATATGTAGATGGTTATAAAAACCTGGAAGGAAACTGAAGGACATGTTGAAACTGGGTCTTCATCATCCATGATTAGCAAAGAGATTTGCTTGCTCAAGTCTGCAAAAAACAGATCATCTTCAAGCTCAACAGCCACTTCCATGTCTGTCCTCGAAAGCTAGAGAGTCTTATGAGAGTGGGGTTTTTGGCAAGTAACCAAGAAAGGAAATGTTTAGTCTCTCCCGAGCCATGGGGGTTATAAATAAAAGAACAGCTAGAAAAGAGATGGGTGAGTTAAAAGGCAGATAGGAGGAGGGGGGAAGTGCATGTGGGGTGGTGGGGTCTTTTAGTGGCAGTTAGCCAATCTGGCTAAGTCCCCACAAGAATCATGAAGCAGCGTTATGATGTTATCCAGTAGGGGGAAGAAGAGATAAAAGAGTAGCAGCAAGCAAAGCATAGCAAAGGCAAAGAGATAGCCCACACCCAGATATCTAATCCCAAATCATCACTAGCATGCATGGGTGTAACTAGGTCAGCCTCACTTCCTTTATCCTTTTTTACATCTCTAAGGAAACAAGGTATGGCTCAAAATTCATAGTCCAACCCCAATACAAGGGATATACACTACTTGCAAAACCCAATTGAATGAACGCTTGCCCATAACTGGTCTCAACTAGTATCTAGATAGCTAGATACTGCTGTCTTTTGTCATGGTTTAAGCTAAAGGACAGTCAAACTCAGTAACCAGAGGATCTAAGAGCTTTGTTGTAGGGCCATTGCTTTAATTACTTTAGAATTTGAGACTTGTTTTTGTAGAGCTCCACAGAATTTGAGGGGTCGTTTGTCAATGCAACTAGCGTATTTGTAATTTACAGTTTTAAATCATATAAGCCGTGAATTAATTGTGTTCTGATTCTTTGACATTGAGCATTTCATTGTCATCTTCGTTTGAACTTTAACACATAATTTATCTCTAATCCCAACATAAAATAGAAGCAAATCATGCAAAAAAAATTCTTTTGCATTGCGGAACATAATATTCAAGCAGCCAAAGAGGGACTGAATTAAATGCATTAAGATAACCAAGGATATTCAagtaaagggtaaactacattatTAGTTACTAAATTATGGGTAAGTTTTCGTTTTTATCACTTAACTAAGAAAAATTACAATCTGATtactaaactattcgaaagttttcatttaagtcactaaactattcaaaagtttttattttaagtcattgaactattcaaaagtttttactTAAGTCACTGGGCTGTtaagttttttcttcttttaagcTCCGCTAGTGAGCTCCAACCAACGACGACCAGTACGGTAGATTAGTACCCatcgacgagtagaagaacatatctcAGATCCAAGTCAATCTAACAGCCAATGTCGGAGATTGTagaaaaaatttgtttaaattttggttccTAAATTCATGACGTCTaaagttgttttataaaaaaaaaactaaattgtaaaagagaagagaaaagaaagcttTCAATTTATACAGGCAGTGCGAGTAGAGAAAGCCATATAACATCGATTTTAACACTCTAGTGACTTaaacgaaaatttttgaataattcaatgaccaaattataactttttataattaaatgactaaaaccAAAACCTACCTAAAATTTAGTGACTAATAATGTAGTTTACCCTTGTTTAAAATTGTTCATGGTACTGGGCTTGTTTAGTGGTGCTTAAAAAAAGTACTTCTGACTTCAAAAGTACGTACTTTTGGAAGAAAAGCTATGCTAAACAAgctaattttgactgaaatttttaatttttcataagtgtttttcaaaagcacttctaaaaagaagaaattaaaatttttaactttttctcttCTAAAAGtacttttagtgtttaattactttttcacccctccaataacgtAGTACTTTCCCCTTTTtttgtgcttaattacaaatgtgttaaaatcattaattaaaaataaaaaatattttttaaaattctaattacaaatatttaatggttatatttaaatatttaaaatatagtttatatattctaattaaattttataaataattaatatttattgtttaaaaatatttaaaatttatatttcatatattaaaatattaataacaagttataataattttttatattcttactcaaatataataaaattaactaatttaaatattatttaaatgtatatttattacttaataataatatgtctaaaatgaatattttatttctcaaaaatacttttggacagcaatattaaacacttaaattttaaactaaacttttcaaaaatactattttatagtacttttcaaaaacattacTAAACTAGTTGTAAGGAAAGGCAGTACTTGAATTATGAGGGGGGATGATTTTGGTCCACACGGTTTTGATGGTTGGCTAAGGCACCTATGCCCAGCGCCCCATCTGCTGTATATTATGAACCTTGGATCCTTCTTTAATCCTCCATTTCCAACCCCGCCCGCCCCCCCATTTTTCCATAACAATGATGTTAAAATCATTaaactttttttgtttatttatagcATTAAATGAAGGTAATCAACATGTCGAAGTGGTCGTTGCTGTTTGCTGGTGGCAAATTTGAACCATTTCTTTCTATTTTCCGTACCAGCAGCAAACATTTATGATTGGGTTTTCTGCAGCAAAAAGATTGCCTTCAGGATTTGGTTGATATAATCATGGAGGgaagaaaaataattgaaatttatgTTATCCCAGTGTATGTGTTTTTTTTCAtagtaattatatttaatatctaTGTCTAGTATGCATATAAATATGGGTAAGAGGATGAGatgttcaaaattaaatatatgttcCTAGTTTGAATGCAGGTAGCTTGCTGTTTTTTTATCTGAGAGAATAATTATTATGATCATTTTTATGGTGATTATTATTATGTCACTGATCACATCTATAATTATggatttttggtttattttattgtattcatTTCAGGGAATCAAGTACATCCAATGCTAAAATCGATATAAGGTCTTTAAACTATATGTACTCAAATATAACaaacatgatattaatatattttgttaaaattcaaactttgaaaatatcatataataaaaGAAGGTTACCATACGACATTAGGccacaatttaaaacataatttacttGAAGATTtactatatataatataaagtataagtattaatatataattgaacTTTTTAAGTTGTTACTTGTTAGTTGAGTATTCACCTTCTTCGTTAATAACTTAAATTCGAATCATAATTGTACTAAAATAGAGTACTAatacataattttataaaatatattgtaACACTCAAATTTTACCCGGCCCGAGTCCAAATATTAaaacccaaataaataaataaataaaatcaagttCATAGTCCATTTACATTGGCCCATAATATTAAACCCAATGGCCCAAATCTCAACCCAGTACCTAAGCTTAGACCCGATTCTGAGCCCAACACCCAAAGAGATTGTGGAAACCCTAGCAGCAAACCCCCAGCGCCGCAACCAGGCTCTGCCCTGGCACGCACCACGCCTTCGAGCCCCCCCCCGCACGCGCCTCTGCTCTCACGTGCCCCTCTGTACCCGCCAAATCCACGCGTGCCTCCACGTCCACCTCTCCGTACGCCTGCAACATGCAGAAACGAACAGAAAACAGCACAACAAAATGGGGCGAAAAATTGTAATaagaaaaagcaaaaaagaaaggGATTTCTGTATTTTCCTttttggctatataaagccattgcAAAAAATCTGTAAAGGGGGACACAAAAAAAAACCCTCACACGCATTTAATATACAATCGAGAATACAAAAATCAGAAAAAAGAGAAAGGTGATTTTTCTGGGTTTTATTCCTTTCCATTTCGCttgttatttgattctttttttactttctttttctaGTTTTTTGTGTTTATCAATCgttgttaaaaaagaaaaagagagagaaaagtgAGGAGCGTACCTGGTGAAGAGATCCTGGCCTCCTCTCCGTCATCATCGGAGTTTGGGTTGGGATCGGAAACCGTTCGTATGCTGCAAATATAAAGCGGCGCAAAGCTTATCTAATGCtagttaggttttgagaaaatgaaatagattttagggTTTTGGCCTTTAAGTATGGAGATGAAACGCGGCCGTTTGGAGTCAATGCGATGGCtctgaaacggcgtcgttttgaaggCCCGATCCGAGCGGTGACCCGACCTGGAAAGGATTCGCGCATTATGGATCGTTTGGTTTATTTATTCAATAGGTCCCACCGTGTTTAAGGGGATTGCAATTTGATTTCCTTTATTGATTTGTAATTTGTATATCATATTTACTTCTGTATTCATTTAGATCCCAGTTTAAACTGTGTCGTTTCTGTGATGGATTTGGATTATCTCAATGTTTGTGTATATTCGGTGATTTGGtccttcatttttaaaataaattttaatttgatactaATTTAGTTTACTTTCTCAAAATCcaatatcatttttaattctattttttattattatagtatttaatattctttacaatatttattttgatagtgTTTAAGTACTATTATTATAGTCTAAATTatagtgaattattatttttagtttgcctttttatatatattttcaaaaccATTATATGCTAATATTTTGAATCTATTGtatatcatttaatttttgttattattattctattttcatttgaaacgttggttttacAATTTACAGATTAtgattttcaattt includes:
- the LOC107950369 gene encoding uncharacterized protein, which produces MEVAVELEDDLFFADLSKQISLLIMDDEDPVSTCPSVSFQTFSAANYLITQSPYLQEQICRRESKGTGVFIPKASHPRRKHRQGRYSSFNRKSNRHHDNTTKMASQPSYDNSFYPRKG